A portion of the Pedobacter cryoconitis genome contains these proteins:
- a CDS encoding TlpA disulfide reductase family protein — translation MNKLLALAVVFLLPAFLNAQTNYRIKGKIPSTNKAIKAVMAYPPDDKGGEYKSDTVSISDGKFEFTGIIGRPQMAELNLIMPRTAGKKARKAQSEENDGMKNVALFYLDGNIDITFDTAGTASYAGGGKEQKAWEAYALEAAARNKALKGAPSGMEFYEMLISDMVKRFPDNYMSVDLMDLFTQSAIQPKLVEPMYNALSKRMQNTEKVLRWKPKMDEAKLAVSGNQTAPDFTLNDTDGKAVSLSSYKGSYVLVDFWASWCVPCRAENPNVLAAYEKYKDKNFQVLGVSLDEKKNLWLKAIAEDKLPWKQVCDFKADKSEVTQSYNISSIPANVLIDPNGKIVGKDLRGKDLHDRLAELIK, via the coding sequence ATGAATAAATTACTTGCATTAGCAGTTGTCTTTTTGCTGCCTGCATTTTTAAATGCTCAAACGAATTATAGGATTAAAGGCAAAATTCCAAGTACTAATAAGGCTATTAAAGCCGTAATGGCCTATCCACCCGATGACAAGGGTGGTGAGTATAAATCTGATACTGTCAGCATTAGTGATGGTAAATTTGAATTTACAGGCATTATTGGAAGACCGCAAATGGCGGAGTTGAACTTAATTATGCCTCGTACTGCAGGTAAAAAAGCGCGCAAAGCTCAGTCCGAAGAGAATGACGGAATGAAAAACGTAGCGCTGTTTTATCTGGATGGCAATATCGATATCACATTTGACACTGCAGGGACGGCCTCCTATGCTGGTGGTGGCAAGGAGCAAAAAGCATGGGAAGCCTATGCCCTTGAGGCTGCAGCCAGAAATAAGGCGTTAAAAGGAGCACCATCCGGAATGGAATTTTACGAGATGTTGATTTCGGATATGGTAAAACGTTTTCCGGATAACTATATGAGCGTCGATCTGATGGATTTGTTTACCCAAAGTGCAATTCAGCCGAAATTGGTTGAGCCTATGTATAATGCGCTGAGCAAACGTATGCAAAATACAGAAAAGGTACTGCGCTGGAAACCAAAAATGGATGAGGCAAAACTGGCCGTTTCTGGTAATCAAACTGCACCTGACTTTACTTTAAATGATACAGATGGAAAAGCAGTATCATTATCCTCTTATAAAGGTAGTTATGTGCTGGTAGACTTTTGGGCCAGCTGGTGTGTGCCTTGCCGTGCAGAAAACCCAAATGTACTGGCTGCTTATGAAAAATATAAAGACAAAAACTTTCAGGTTTTAGGCGTTTCCCTGGATGAAAAAAAGAACCTCTGGCTAAAAGCAATTGCTGAAGACAAATTGCCATGGAAACAGGTATGTGATTTCAAAGCTGATAAGAGCGAAGTAACACAATCATACAATATATCATCCATTCCAGCCAATGTACTTATCGATCCGAATGGTAAAATCGTTGGTAAAGATTTAAGAGGTAAGGATTTACATGACAGGCTTGCTGAACTGATCAAATAA